A single genomic interval of Spinacia oleracea cultivar Varoflay chromosome 6, BTI_SOV_V1, whole genome shotgun sequence harbors:
- the LOC110801554 gene encoding fumarate hydratase 1, mitochondrial isoform X1, translating into MSMYLASRRLSTGSTPATAAALRSAWLRFYSSSFREERDTFGPINVPSDKLWGAQTQRSLQNFEIGGDRERMPEPIVRAFGILKKCAAKVNMEYGLDPKIGNAIMQAAQEVADGKLNDHFPLVVWQTGSGTQSNMNANEVIANRAAEILGHTRGGKLVHPNDHVNRSQSSNDTFPTVMHIAAAMEINSRFVPKLKNLHSSLHAKSVEFKDIIKIGRTHTQDATPLTLGQEFSGYSTQVKYGIDRVLCTLPRMYQLAQGGTAVGTGLNTKIGFDVKIAEAVAEETNLPFVTAENKFEALAAHDAFVETSGALNTVAASLMKIANDIRFLGSGPRCGLGELILPENEPGSSIMPGKVNPTQCEAITMVCAQVMGNHVAVTVGGSNGHFELNVFKPLIANALLHSVRLLADASASFEKNCVRGIQANTERITKLLNESLMLVTALNPKIGYDNAAAVAKKAHKEGTTLKDAALKLGVLTEEEFHQYVVPEKMIGPSD; encoded by the exons ATGTCGATGTATTTAGCAAGTCGTCGGCTCTCTACCGGATCGACGCCGGCTACGGCGGCGGCGTTGCGTTCAGCGTGGCTGAGATTTTACTCCTCGTCGTTTCGTGAGGAGCGTGACACTTTTGGGCCGATCAATGTCCCCTCTGACAA ATTGTGGGGTGCTCAAACTCAGAGGTCTCTTCAGAACTTTGAAATTGGTGGGGACCGTGAACGTATGCCTGAGCCTATAGTTCGAGCATTTGGAATTTTAAAGAAATGTGCTGCCAAG GTGAATATGGAATATGGCCTTGATCCAAAAATAGGAAATGCAATAATGCAGGCTGCCCAAGAAGTGGCTGACGGAAAGTTAAACGATCATTTCCCTCTTGTAGTATGGCAAACTGGCAGTGGCACACAAAGCAACATGAATGCCAATGAG GTTATTGCAAATAGGGCAGCTGAGATCCTTGGACATACACGTGGTGGGAAGTTAGTGCATCCTAATGACCATGTAAATAGGTCACAGTCCTCTAATGACACATTCCCAACT GTGATGCACATTGCAGCAGCAATGGAAATAAATTCGCGATTTGTACCAAAGTTGAAGAATTTACATTCTTCCCTTCATGCTAAA TCTGTTGAATTTAAAGATATAATTAAGATTGGACGTACGCATACCCAAGATGCAACACCTTTGACACTTGGTCAAGAGTTCAGCGGCTATTCTACACAA GTCAAGTATGGAATTGATAGAGTTCTATGCACTCTGCCTCGGATGTATCAG CTTGCACAAGGAGGCACTGCTGTAGGGACTGGGTTAAACACGAAGATAGG GTTTGACGTCAAGATTGCTGAAGCAGTCGCTGAAGAGACTAACTTACCTTTTGTAACTGCTGAAAACAAATTTGAAGCATTG GCTGCGCATGATGCTTTTGTTGAAACAAGTGGTGCTCTAAATACTGTTGCTGCTTCTCTAATGAAGATAGCTAATGATATACGATTTCTAGGAAG TGGCCCACGATGTGGTCTTGGTGAGTTAATTCTTCCAGAAAATGAACCAGGGAGCAGTATAATGCCT GGGAAGGTTAATCCTACACAGTGTGAGGCTATAACTATGGTTTGTGCCCAG GTAATGGGAAACCATGTAGCAGTAACTGTTGGAGGCTCAAATGGTCATTTTGAGCTAAATGTTTTCAAGCCCCTCATTGCAAACGCTCTCCTACAT TCAGTGAGATTGCTGGCAGATGCATCTGCTTCTTTCGAAAAGAATTGTGTTAGGGGAATTCAAGCCAATACGGAGAGGATTACAAAGTTGCTAAATGAG TCACTAATGCTTGTGACAGCTTTGAACCCT AAAATAGGTTATGACAATGCTGCTGCAGTTGCCAAGAAAGCACACAAAGAGGGAACTACATTGAAG GATGCTGCGTTGAAACTTGGAGTTCTTACAGAGGAAGAGTTCCATCAGTATGTCGTGCCAGAGAAAATGATTGGTCCCTCTGATTAG
- the LOC110801554 gene encoding fumarate hydratase 1, mitochondrial isoform X2 produces MSMYLASRRLSTGSTPATAAALRSAWLRFYSSSFREERDTFGPINVPSDKLWGAQTQRSLQNFEIGGDRERMPEPIVRAFGILKKCAAKVNMEYGLDPKIGNAIMQAAQEVADGKLNDHFPLVVWQTGSGTQSNMNANEVIANRAAEILGHTRGGKLVHPNDHVNRSQSSNDTFPTVMHIAAAMEINSRFVPKLKNLHSSLHAKSVEFKDIIKIGRTHTQDATPLTLGQEFSGYSTQVKYGIDRVLCTLPRMYQLAQGGTAVGTGLNTKIGFDVKIAEAVAEETNLPFVTAENKFEALAAHDAFVETSGALNTVAASLMKIANDIRFLGSGPRCGLGELILPENEPGSSIMPGKVNPTQCEAITMVCAQVKITWFTVFYISYLKAKINFWLFRYTMLISHDSQNFFTFI; encoded by the exons ATGTCGATGTATTTAGCAAGTCGTCGGCTCTCTACCGGATCGACGCCGGCTACGGCGGCGGCGTTGCGTTCAGCGTGGCTGAGATTTTACTCCTCGTCGTTTCGTGAGGAGCGTGACACTTTTGGGCCGATCAATGTCCCCTCTGACAA ATTGTGGGGTGCTCAAACTCAGAGGTCTCTTCAGAACTTTGAAATTGGTGGGGACCGTGAACGTATGCCTGAGCCTATAGTTCGAGCATTTGGAATTTTAAAGAAATGTGCTGCCAAG GTGAATATGGAATATGGCCTTGATCCAAAAATAGGAAATGCAATAATGCAGGCTGCCCAAGAAGTGGCTGACGGAAAGTTAAACGATCATTTCCCTCTTGTAGTATGGCAAACTGGCAGTGGCACACAAAGCAACATGAATGCCAATGAG GTTATTGCAAATAGGGCAGCTGAGATCCTTGGACATACACGTGGTGGGAAGTTAGTGCATCCTAATGACCATGTAAATAGGTCACAGTCCTCTAATGACACATTCCCAACT GTGATGCACATTGCAGCAGCAATGGAAATAAATTCGCGATTTGTACCAAAGTTGAAGAATTTACATTCTTCCCTTCATGCTAAA TCTGTTGAATTTAAAGATATAATTAAGATTGGACGTACGCATACCCAAGATGCAACACCTTTGACACTTGGTCAAGAGTTCAGCGGCTATTCTACACAA GTCAAGTATGGAATTGATAGAGTTCTATGCACTCTGCCTCGGATGTATCAG CTTGCACAAGGAGGCACTGCTGTAGGGACTGGGTTAAACACGAAGATAGG GTTTGACGTCAAGATTGCTGAAGCAGTCGCTGAAGAGACTAACTTACCTTTTGTAACTGCTGAAAACAAATTTGAAGCATTG GCTGCGCATGATGCTTTTGTTGAAACAAGTGGTGCTCTAAATACTGTTGCTGCTTCTCTAATGAAGATAGCTAATGATATACGATTTCTAGGAAG TGGCCCACGATGTGGTCTTGGTGAGTTAATTCTTCCAGAAAATGAACCAGGGAGCAGTATAATGCCT GGGAAGGTTAATCCTACACAGTGTGAGGCTATAACTATGGTTTGTGCCCAGGTAAAGATAACATGGTTCACT GTATTTTATATAAGCTATCTGAAGGCCAAGATTAATTTTTGGCTATTTCGGTATACCATGCTTATCTCGCATGATTCGCAAAACTTTTTCACCTTTATTTAG